A part of Entelurus aequoreus isolate RoL-2023_Sb linkage group LG03, RoL_Eaeq_v1.1, whole genome shotgun sequence genomic DNA contains:
- the LOC133646681 gene encoding uncharacterized protein LOC133646681: protein MIWLPNSHCLWDSDDSEEHPGNSDLASLGSASQLHRQTPPSRRVPARVMSTCQLDSSTGDNFLAPHHGEGRIHMPSPAPALNMQRVTQGTAVPPQLPPPPSPAALNMWQTEEPGSSLAYRPTWRGGRMANNISCSAPEVIQILSLLEHMKHNQDQLIAKVNFLTSRSPINPGPEVEMPANIQFPLEQLEAVEAFEAFLIDPSNGPARQRVVRFLPNMNGAIRFIDCP, encoded by the exons atgatatggttacccaacagccattgTCTCTGGGACTCGGATGATAGCGAAGAAcacccgggaaatagtgacctcgcatctctggggtcggcaagccaattgcacaggcaga ctccaccgtctcgccgagtgccagcaagagtcatgagtacttgtcaactcgactcctcaactggagataactttctag cacctcaccatggggaaggacgcattcatatgccttcaccagcacctgcattaaacatgcagagagttacacaag gaacggcagtccctcctcaactccctccacccccctcaccagcagccctcaacatgtggcagacagaggagcctggatccagcctggcctacaggccaacatggcgagggggaagaatggccaacaacatttcctgctctg cgcctgaggtaatccagatccttagcctgctggaacatatgaagcacaaccaagaccagctgattgcgaaggtaaacttcttaaccAGCAGGTCGCCCATTAACCCAGGGCCAGAAGTTGAAATGCCGGCCAATATCCAGTTTCCACTGGAACAGTTGGAGGCAGTGGAGGCATTTGAGGCATTTTTGATTGACCCATCAAATGGCCCAGCTCGACAAAGAGTGGTGAGGTTTCTTCCTAATATGAATGGTGCCATTAGGTTTATTGATTGTCCATGA